The sequence TGGCAAGCGCCTTTGCCGGCGACGCGGCGACCAATCTCCTGATGGTTCCGGATTTCGCCACCCTGATGAAAGAGGCCAGTCCCGCGCTGCGCCGCGTGGTTTCAGCCGGCGCGCTTGGCGAGCTGCCACTGATCTGCCTCTCGTCATCGCTTGCCTATTTCGACAGCTACCGGCAGGCGCGTGGTACCGCCAACCTCATTCAGGGCCAGCGTGATTTCTTCGGCTCGCACGGTTTCGAGATCGAAGGGCGTGGCACTGACCTTCACGGGGAGTGGCCCTCTCTGATTGAACAGGCTGCCGAATAAGGAAAAGGCCCGGACGGCATCGCCATCCAGGCCCCTGATTTGAGTGTTTCAGAAGGATCAGGCGGCCTGCGCCTCGCCCTTCTTCAGAGCTTCCAGGACGTTTTGCGGCGAGGACACGCCATAAGGATCGGTGTCGCAATTGTCGGAGAAGCCTTCCTCCTCGAACCACATTTCGATCCGTCCATCATTGACCACGGCCGCATAACGCCAGGAGCGCATGCCGAAGCCGAGATTGTCTTTGGCGACGAGCATGCCCATCTTGCGGGTGAACTCGCCCGATCCATCGGGAATGAGCTTGACGTTCTTCAGCCCCTGCGCCTTGCCCCAGGCGTTCATCACGAAAGCGTCGTTGACGGAGATGCAGTAAATTTCGTCAATGCCCTCGGCCTGAAACTCGGAGAAGAGTTTCTCGAAGTCGGGGAGTTGGTAGGTCGAGCAGGTGGGGGTGAAGGCGCCCGGCAGGGAGAACAGGACAACACGTTTGCCGCCGAAAAAATCGGCAGTGGTCTTCGCTTCCCAGCGGAACGGGTTTGGACCTTCGATCGACTCGTCGCGAACGCGCGTGCGGAAGGTGACGTTGGGAACTTTTCTTACGGTCATGGCTAGTCCTTTGGCAAATACATCGCCACCCCGGTCAACGGTCGGGTGGCTACGATCCTGAAATTTTGGACTCCGGCTGCCGGAGGGTGCGCCGGAAAAGACAGCTCGGAATAGAACATGTTGCAGGCGCGAAGTGAAGACCTTGCGCTGCGGCAATCCGCAGCATTTTTCCTCAGCCGCGTGAAAGCACCATGGTCCCGCCGGATGC comes from Nitratireductor kimnyeongensis and encodes:
- a CDS encoding peroxiredoxin, producing the protein MTVRKVPNVTFRTRVRDESIEGPNPFRWEAKTTADFFGGKRVVLFSLPGAFTPTCSTYQLPDFEKLFSEFQAEGIDEIYCISVNDAFVMNAWGKAQGLKNVKLIPDGSGEFTRKMGMLVAKDNLGFGMRSWRYAAVVNDGRIEMWFEEEGFSDNCDTDPYGVSSPQNVLEALKKGEAQAA